In a single window of the Papaver somniferum cultivar HN1 chromosome 8, ASM357369v1, whole genome shotgun sequence genome:
- the LOC113305708 gene encoding probable aldehyde oxidase 4, translated as MTNINLKFTLFTNQATAFSKSEKRGAAAADGVFSSSKILTRFSSTCGCRACIVLLSKYDHVHEKVEDFTVSSCLTLLSSINGFSITTNEVLGNIKDGFHTIQKRTSGFHASQCGFCTPGMCMSLFAALVNAEKTQASNLRQYK; from the exons ATGACCAACATCAATTTAAAATTTACTTTATTTACTAACCAAGCCACTGCATTTTCT aAATCTGAGAAGCgcggtgctgctgctgctgatggagTTTTTTCTTCCTCCAAAATTCTCACTCGTTTTTCTTCAACTT GTGGTTGCAGAGCTTGCATTGTTCTTTTGTCCAAGTATGATCATGTGCATGAAAAGGTTGAGGATTTTACAGTGAGTTCATGCTTGACACTTCTTTCCAGTATAAATGGGTTTTCAATTACAACGAATGAAGTCCTTGGAAACATTAAAGATGGATTCCACACCATCCAAAAAAGAACCTCAGGATTCCATGCTTCTCAGTGTGGGTTTTGTACTCCAGGCATGTGTATGTCTCTCTTCGCTGCTCTTGTTAACGCTGAAAAAACACAAGCGTCAAATCTGCGCCAGTATAAATGA